From the Pseudoxanthobacter soli DSM 19599 genome, one window contains:
- a CDS encoding phage major tail protein, TP901-1 family encodes MAAQKGKDLLLKVDTTGAGVYATVAGLRSRRLAFNAEAADVTDSESAGRWRELLAGTGVRRASLSGSGIFRDAAADATVRGLFFDGTIRNWQVVIPDFGSVTGPFHVSGLEYGGEHDGEVTFEIALESAGALAFSAL; translated from the coding sequence ATGGCGGCACAGAAGGGCAAGGACCTGCTGCTCAAGGTCGATACCACCGGGGCCGGGGTCTACGCGACGGTGGCGGGGCTGCGCTCGCGCAGGCTCGCCTTCAACGCCGAGGCTGCGGACGTGACGGACTCCGAATCCGCGGGGCGCTGGCGCGAGCTGCTGGCGGGGACCGGCGTGCGGCGGGCGAGCCTGTCGGGCTCCGGCATCTTCCGCGACGCGGCGGCCGACGCCACCGTGCGCGGCCTGTTCTTCGACGGCACCATCCGCAACTGGCAGGTCGTCATTCCCGATTTCGGCTCCGTGACCGGGCCGTTCCACGTCTCCGGCCTGGAATATGGCGGCGAGCACGACGGCGAGGTGACGTTCGAGATCGCGCTGGAATCGGCCGGCGCGCTGGCGTTTTCGGCACTGTGA
- a CDS encoding phage head closure protein — MTAIGRLSQRLVLERPVAVGDGAGGRVETFAALGEVWAEIVPAGAAEREIAGRLDGVASHRIAIRHRGDVRGGMRFVAADGRVFRILATFDADGRRRRLVCVAEEEGR, encoded by the coding sequence ATGACGGCGATCGGACGGCTGTCACAGCGGCTGGTTCTGGAGCGGCCGGTGGCGGTCGGCGACGGCGCCGGCGGGCGGGTCGAGACCTTCGCCGCCCTGGGCGAGGTCTGGGCCGAGATCGTGCCGGCAGGGGCGGCGGAGCGGGAGATCGCCGGACGGCTCGACGGCGTCGCCAGCCATCGCATCGCCATCCGCCATCGCGGCGACGTGCGCGGCGGGATGCGGTTCGTGGCGGCGGACGGGCGGGTGTTCCGCATCCTCGCGACGTTCGATGCCGACGGGCGGCGGCGCCGGCTCGTCTGCGTGGCCGAGGAGGAAGGGCGATGA
- a CDS encoding DUF1491 family protein: MARVVSSFWVGAYLRRCQGAGAFAAVLRHGADEAGAIFVKIVRGDGTADLYGPAPQALVDEDRPVDRRFEQLAARAPEADIDARLTRERAFDPDIWVVEVEDRDGRSFLDMPVADRPGWEGVFHVR; encoded by the coding sequence ATGGCTCGGGTCGTCTCCTCATTCTGGGTCGGTGCCTATCTGCGCCGCTGCCAGGGCGCCGGCGCCTTCGCGGCCGTGCTGCGCCACGGCGCCGACGAAGCCGGCGCGATCTTCGTGAAGATCGTGCGTGGCGACGGCACCGCCGATCTCTACGGCCCGGCGCCCCAGGCGCTGGTCGACGAGGACAGGCCGGTCGACCGCCGGTTCGAGCAGCTCGCCGCCCGCGCGCCGGAGGCCGACATCGACGCGCGGCTGACGCGGGAGCGGGCGTTCGATCCCGATATCTGGGTGGTCGAGGTGGAGGACCGCGACGGCCGCTCGTTCCTCGACATGCCGGTGGCCGACCGCCCCGGCTGGGAAGGCGTGTTCCATGTCCGCTGA
- a CDS encoding phage tail tape measure protein, which produces MVDETTEGVAALTRATGDLEDVFDGIGRGARSFTGTLVSGLKSAVGEGRRLDGILQQAALRLSDRVLDKALSPFEDAVSGALAGLAGGAGLNLFPARLGAVIGSGRVRAFANGGVVASPTFFPLGNGIGLAGEAGAEAIMPLARGADGRLGVRTNGGGGGVSVTFNVTTPDVAGFRRSEAQITGMLARSVARGRRGM; this is translated from the coding sequence ATGGTGGACGAGACGACGGAGGGGGTCGCCGCGCTGACCAGGGCGACGGGCGACCTGGAGGACGTGTTCGACGGCATCGGCCGCGGGGCGCGCAGCTTCACCGGCACGCTGGTGTCGGGACTGAAATCGGCGGTCGGAGAGGGGCGCAGGCTCGACGGCATCCTGCAGCAGGCGGCCCTGAGGCTGAGCGACCGCGTGCTCGACAAGGCGCTGTCGCCGTTCGAGGACGCGGTTTCCGGCGCGCTCGCCGGTCTTGCCGGCGGGGCGGGCCTCAACCTGTTTCCCGCCCGGCTCGGCGCGGTGATCGGCAGCGGGCGGGTGCGCGCCTTCGCGAACGGCGGCGTGGTCGCCTCGCCGACCTTCTTTCCGCTCGGCAACGGCATCGGGCTCGCGGGCGAGGCGGGGGCGGAGGCGATCATGCCGCTGGCACGCGGCGCCGACGGGCGGCTCGGCGTGCGGACGAACGGCGGGGGCGGCGGCGTTTCGGTGACCTTCAACGTGACGACGCCGGATGTGGCCGGATTCCGCCGGTCGGAGGCGCAGATCACGGGGATGCTGGCGCGCAGCGTGGCGCGCGGCCGGCGGGGGATGTGA
- a CDS encoding peptidoglycan-binding domain-containing protein, whose protein sequence is MSARKAAAPGRGGTQGRAKPARPAAGQAAGKEGKAAGGKAAGASVARARRPGGFVSRWLMRGLGLIGRGFAAHPVATLAVAGGLAAGAAIYVNVVLMQPGPHPAPLFATRPDATEMVAVANAGGVNGGLVRDIEQALVDRGYLAGPAGDVLDAGTVEAIRAFEAAQGLEVTGRPSETLLALLTVAPNKRPAGDAIAAAMSAADGPGKSASGKGSAGKTAAGKTAAGKTAAGTGVAGNGDAGKGNPGKGPAAKTTVVKTDAKATAASGGTAMAPADVKRVQKALADLGYGPLQIDGRLGGRTATAIRRFRADHALPAGEGIDARLVQTLVSIGGMAKS, encoded by the coding sequence GTGAGCGCGCGCAAGGCGGCAGCCCCGGGCCGTGGGGGCACGCAGGGCCGGGCGAAGCCCGCGCGGCCGGCGGCGGGCCAGGCGGCGGGCAAGGAGGGCAAGGCGGCGGGCGGCAAGGCAGCTGGTGCTTCGGTGGCGCGGGCGCGCCGGCCGGGCGGCTTCGTATCGCGCTGGCTCATGCGCGGGCTCGGGCTGATCGGCCGGGGCTTCGCGGCCCATCCGGTGGCGACGCTGGCGGTGGCGGGCGGGCTTGCGGCGGGCGCGGCGATCTATGTCAACGTGGTGCTGATGCAGCCCGGGCCGCATCCGGCGCCGCTGTTTGCCACGCGGCCGGACGCGACCGAGATGGTGGCGGTCGCCAATGCCGGCGGGGTGAACGGCGGCCTGGTGCGCGATATCGAGCAGGCGCTGGTGGACCGCGGCTATCTCGCCGGGCCGGCGGGCGACGTGCTCGATGCGGGGACGGTCGAGGCGATCAGGGCCTTCGAGGCGGCGCAGGGGCTGGAAGTGACGGGCCGGCCGAGCGAGACGCTGCTGGCGCTCCTGACGGTCGCGCCGAACAAGCGGCCGGCGGGTGACGCGATCGCGGCGGCGATGTCGGCGGCCGACGGGCCGGGAAAAAGCGCGTCGGGCAAAGGCTCGGCTGGCAAGACGGCGGCAGGCAAGACGGCTGCAGGCAAGACGGCGGCGGGGACAGGTGTGGCCGGAAATGGCGATGCCGGCAAAGGAAATCCGGGGAAAGGCCCGGCGGCGAAGACGACGGTGGTGAAGACGGACGCGAAGGCGACGGCGGCCTCCGGCGGCACGGCGATGGCGCCGGCCGACGTGAAGCGCGTGCAGAAGGCGCTCGCCGATCTCGGCTACGGGCCGCTGCAGATCGACGGCCGGCTCGGCGGCCGGACGGCGACGGCGATCCGCCGCTTCCGCGCCGACCATGCCCTGCCGGCGGGCGAGGGCATCGACGCGCGGCTGGTCCAGACGCTGGTCTCGATCGGCGGCATGGCGAAATCCTGA
- a CDS encoding YcgN family cysteine cluster protein: MSAEALAAGRPFWQAKTLEEMTDAEWESLCDGCGRCCLNKLEDWDTGAIAWTNVACRLLDHDSCRCSDYPGRSKIVPDCIRLTPEEVRTLSWMPPTCGYRLVAEGQDLPWWHPLVSQDPATVHEAGISVRGRVVSEDGMEPEELEFHLVRWPGRVPKGGLSPTRPAKGRAPR; encoded by the coding sequence ATGTCCGCTGAGGCCCTAGCCGCCGGGCGGCCGTTCTGGCAGGCGAAGACGCTCGAGGAGATGACCGACGCGGAGTGGGAATCGCTCTGCGACGGCTGCGGGCGCTGCTGCCTCAACAAGCTGGAAGACTGGGACACCGGCGCCATCGCCTGGACCAACGTCGCCTGCCGCCTGCTCGACCACGACAGCTGCCGGTGCTCCGACTATCCCGGCCGGTCCAAGATCGTGCCGGACTGCATCCGCCTCACGCCGGAGGAGGTGCGCACCCTGTCATGGATGCCGCCGACCTGCGGCTACCGGCTGGTGGCCGAAGGGCAGGACCTGCCGTGGTGGCACCCGCTGGTCTCGCAGGACCCGGCGACCGTGCACGAGGCCGGCATTTCCGTGCGCGGGCGGGTGGTCTCCGAGGACGGCATGGAGCCGGAGGAACTGGAGTTCCACCTGGTGCGCTGGCCGGGCCGCGTGCCGAAGGGCGGGCTTTCGCCGACCCGGCCGGCGAAGGGGCGCGCCCCGCGCTGA
- a CDS encoding gene transfer agent family protein produces MRANRRRGEIEAEFDGEPHVLCLTLGALAELETAFGVDDLGALATRFGAGRLSAGDAIKVIGAGLRGAGAAASDEDVAAMGRHDGAIGFAAVVADLLAAAFGGGGDTANPPPPRT; encoded by the coding sequence ATGAGAGCGAACAGGCGGCGCGGAGAGATCGAGGCGGAATTCGACGGCGAGCCCCATGTGCTCTGCCTGACGCTCGGCGCGCTGGCGGAACTGGAGACGGCGTTCGGGGTCGACGACCTCGGCGCGCTTGCCACCCGGTTCGGCGCAGGCAGGCTTTCGGCGGGCGACGCCATCAAGGTGATCGGCGCCGGGCTGCGCGGCGCGGGGGCGGCCGCCTCCGACGAGGACGTGGCGGCGATGGGCCGCCACGACGGCGCAATCGGCTTCGCCGCGGTGGTCGCGGACCTGCTTGCCGCGGCGTTCGGAGGCGGCGGGGACACGGCAAACCCTCCGCCGCCGCGGACGTAG
- a CDS encoding DNA-packaging protein: MLSGKTLRAALIGCAERGELEDLIAGLDRASLDALAHDWTLWARDDQLPPDGGWTLWLVLGGRGAGKTRAGAEWVRAMATGRAPFAAAPAGRIALVGETLADVREVMIEGVSGLIAIHPKGERPEWQPSRRRLTWPNGAVAQVFSAEDPEGLRGPQFDAAWADEIAKWRHAEATWDMLQFGLRLGDRPRQVATTTPRPIPLLKRLMAEPRTVVTHAPTARNAANLAPGFLETIVGRYAGTRLGRQELDGELIEDRPDALWRRGAIEALRVEAAPALGRVVVAVDPPASSGANADACGLVVAGLGLADGVGYVLKDASERGLRPAEWAARAVALHRRFEADGLIAEVNQGGEMVAAVLREVDPGVPVTMVRATRGKWLRAEPVAALYEQGRVRHVGTMPELEDELCDFGPSGLSSGRSPDRLDALVWAMTALMLGRAGEPKVRRM; the protein is encoded by the coding sequence ATGCTGTCCGGGAAGACATTGCGCGCCGCATTGATCGGCTGCGCGGAGCGCGGTGAACTCGAGGACCTGATCGCTGGGCTCGACCGGGCGAGCCTCGATGCCCTTGCCCACGACTGGACGCTGTGGGCGCGGGACGACCAGCTGCCGCCGGACGGCGGATGGACGCTGTGGCTGGTGCTGGGCGGGCGCGGCGCCGGCAAGACGCGGGCGGGCGCCGAGTGGGTGCGCGCCATGGCGACGGGCCGGGCGCCGTTCGCGGCCGCCCCGGCGGGCCGGATCGCGCTCGTCGGCGAGACCCTGGCCGACGTGCGCGAGGTGATGATCGAGGGCGTTTCCGGGCTGATCGCGATCCACCCCAAGGGCGAGCGGCCGGAGTGGCAGCCGTCGCGGCGGCGGCTGACGTGGCCGAACGGAGCGGTGGCGCAGGTGTTTTCCGCCGAGGACCCCGAGGGATTGCGCGGGCCGCAGTTCGATGCGGCTTGGGCGGACGAGATCGCCAAGTGGCGCCATGCCGAAGCGACCTGGGACATGCTGCAGTTCGGGCTTCGGCTCGGCGACCGGCCGCGACAGGTGGCGACCACCACGCCGCGGCCGATCCCGCTGCTGAAGCGGCTGATGGCGGAGCCGCGAACGGTCGTCACCCATGCGCCGACGGCGCGCAACGCCGCCAATCTGGCCCCGGGTTTTCTGGAGACCATCGTCGGCCGCTATGCCGGCACGCGGCTCGGCCGGCAGGAACTCGACGGCGAGCTGATCGAGGACAGGCCCGATGCGCTGTGGCGGCGCGGCGCCATCGAGGCGCTGAGGGTGGAGGCGGCGCCGGCGCTCGGCCGGGTGGTGGTGGCGGTCGATCCGCCGGCATCGAGCGGCGCAAACGCCGATGCCTGCGGGCTCGTCGTCGCCGGGCTCGGCCTCGCGGACGGGGTCGGCTATGTGCTGAAGGATGCGAGCGAACGCGGGCTGAGGCCGGCGGAATGGGCGGCGCGGGCCGTCGCGCTCCATCGCCGCTTCGAGGCGGACGGGCTCATCGCCGAAGTCAACCAGGGCGGCGAGATGGTGGCGGCGGTGCTGAGGGAGGTCGATCCCGGCGTGCCGGTGACCATGGTGCGGGCGACGCGGGGCAAGTGGCTGCGGGCGGAACCGGTGGCCGCGCTCTATGAGCAGGGCCGGGTGCGCCATGTCGGCACCATGCCGGAACTCGAGGACGAATTGTGCGATTTCGGCCCGTCCGGGCTTTCGAGCGGGCGTTCTCCCGACCGGCTGGACGCGCTGGTATGGGCGATGACGGCGCTGATGCTGGGCCGGGCGGGCGAGCCCAAGGTGCGGCGGATGTGA
- a CDS encoding phage major capsid protein: MQDIPRAPEAKMAAAYRDGRDPVSAFEDFMTAFETFKEVNDRRLDEIERRSSADAVTLERLDRIDHALDEQKRRLDHASVKARRPGLAPETGEAAGRAGAGERKAAFETYVRTGREAVHAAGIEAKALSAASPADGGYLVPEETEREIMRRLAAISPIRRIAGSRQVSGTVYRKPFSVAGPAVGWVGETAARPETAAPTLAELSYPTMELYAMPAATGTLLDDTAVDIDQWIAEEVETAFAEQEGAAFVGGNGINRPKGFLSYTTAAESAWSWEKIGYLATGAAGAFPASNPSDVLVDLVYTLKAGYRQNASWVMSRKTQAAIRKMKDAEGAYIWQPPASAGTEASLMNFPVVEAEDMPAISAGSLSIAFGDFRRGYLVVDRVGVRVLRDPYSAKPYVLFYTTKRVGGGVQDFDAIKLLKFAA, from the coding sequence ATGCAGGACATTCCGCGCGCGCCTGAGGCGAAGATGGCGGCGGCCTATCGCGACGGCCGCGATCCGGTCTCCGCGTTCGAGGACTTCATGACGGCGTTCGAGACCTTCAAGGAGGTGAACGATCGCCGGCTCGACGAGATCGAGCGGCGCTCCAGCGCCGATGCGGTGACGCTGGAACGGCTCGACCGCATCGACCATGCGCTCGACGAGCAGAAGCGGCGGCTCGACCACGCGAGCGTGAAGGCGCGGCGGCCGGGACTGGCGCCGGAGACCGGCGAGGCCGCCGGCCGGGCGGGCGCGGGCGAGCGCAAGGCGGCGTTCGAGACCTATGTCCGCACCGGCCGCGAGGCGGTTCATGCCGCCGGCATCGAGGCGAAGGCGCTTTCGGCGGCGTCGCCCGCAGACGGCGGCTACCTGGTGCCGGAGGAGACCGAGCGCGAGATCATGCGCCGGCTGGCGGCGATCTCGCCGATCCGCCGCATCGCCGGCAGCCGGCAGGTGTCCGGCACGGTCTACCGCAAGCCGTTCTCGGTGGCGGGGCCGGCGGTCGGCTGGGTGGGCGAGACGGCGGCGCGGCCGGAAACCGCGGCGCCGACGCTCGCCGAGCTCTCCTATCCGACGATGGAGCTCTACGCGATGCCGGCGGCGACGGGCACGCTGCTCGACGATACGGCGGTCGACATCGACCAGTGGATCGCCGAGGAGGTGGAGACGGCGTTCGCCGAGCAGGAGGGCGCGGCCTTCGTCGGCGGCAACGGAATCAACCGGCCGAAAGGATTCCTATCCTATACCACCGCCGCCGAAAGCGCCTGGAGCTGGGAGAAGATCGGCTATCTCGCCACCGGCGCGGCCGGCGCGTTCCCGGCGAGCAACCCCTCCGATGTGCTCGTCGATCTCGTCTATACGCTGAAGGCGGGCTACCGGCAGAACGCGAGCTGGGTGATGAGCCGCAAGACCCAGGCCGCGATCCGCAAGATGAAGGACGCCGAGGGCGCCTATATCTGGCAGCCGCCGGCCTCGGCCGGGACCGAGGCGAGCCTGATGAACTTTCCCGTGGTGGAGGCGGAGGACATGCCGGCGATCTCCGCGGGCAGCCTTTCCATCGCCTTCGGCGACTTCCGGCGCGGCTATCTGGTGGTGGACCGGGTGGGCGTGAGGGTGCTGCGCGATCCCTATTCCGCCAAGCCCTACGTGCTGTTCTACACGACGAAGCGCGTGGGCGGCGGGGTGCAGGACTTCGACGCCATCAAGCTTCTGAAGTTCGCGGCCTGA
- a CDS encoding phage portal protein — translation MRNWLRFGRARAAARGREAGGGEAKASRTGALVAFSRLGRPVWTPRDYAALAREGFGRNPVVYRAVRTISEAAASVPWLVFEDEHEIDDHPLARLLARPGGQRAGAELMEAVYGHLLVAGNAYLEAVGVDGEVRELHALRPDRMKVVPGADGWPSAYDYSVAGRSVRFAAESEAGVRPILHLRLFHPTDDHYGFAPIEAALTSLDIHNAAGAWAKALLDNSARPSGALVYSGGEGGNLSDEQFDRLKKELEEGFSGARNAGRPLLLEGGLDWRAMALTPRDMDFVEAKNLAAREIALAFGVPPMLLGIPGDNTYANYQEANRALWRQTVLPLVARTAAALSAWLAPAFDRPVRLSFDVDAVEALSTEREALWARVGAAGFIDDDEKRAAVGYGPRRGRD, via the coding sequence ATGCGGAATTGGCTGCGCTTCGGCAGGGCGCGGGCGGCGGCGCGCGGCCGTGAAGCGGGAGGCGGCGAGGCGAAGGCATCGAGGACGGGGGCGCTGGTGGCGTTCTCCCGCCTCGGCCGGCCGGTGTGGACGCCCCGCGATTATGCGGCGCTGGCGCGGGAGGGCTTCGGCCGCAACCCGGTGGTCTATCGCGCGGTGCGGACGATTTCCGAGGCGGCGGCCTCGGTGCCGTGGCTGGTGTTCGAGGACGAGCACGAGATCGACGACCATCCGCTCGCCCGGCTGCTGGCGCGGCCCGGCGGGCAACGGGCCGGCGCGGAGCTGATGGAGGCGGTCTACGGCCATCTTCTCGTGGCGGGCAATGCCTATCTGGAGGCGGTCGGCGTCGACGGCGAGGTGAGGGAACTCCACGCGCTGCGGCCGGACCGGATGAAGGTGGTGCCGGGGGCGGACGGCTGGCCTTCGGCCTACGACTATTCGGTCGCCGGGCGCAGCGTGCGCTTCGCGGCCGAGAGCGAGGCCGGGGTGCGGCCGATCCTGCACCTTCGGCTGTTCCATCCGACCGACGACCATTACGGCTTCGCCCCGATCGAGGCGGCGCTGACGAGCCTCGACATCCACAACGCCGCCGGGGCCTGGGCGAAGGCGCTGCTCGACAATTCGGCGCGGCCCTCGGGGGCGCTGGTCTATAGCGGCGGCGAGGGCGGCAACCTCAGCGACGAACAGTTCGACCGGCTGAAGAAGGAGCTGGAAGAGGGCTTTTCCGGCGCGCGCAATGCCGGGCGGCCGCTGCTGCTGGAGGGCGGGCTCGACTGGCGCGCGATGGCGCTGACGCCGCGCGACATGGATTTCGTCGAGGCCAAGAACCTGGCGGCGCGGGAGATCGCGCTCGCCTTCGGCGTGCCGCCGATGCTGCTCGGCATTCCCGGCGACAACACCTACGCCAATTATCAGGAAGCCAACCGGGCGCTATGGCGCCAGACCGTGCTGCCGCTGGTGGCGCGCACGGCGGCGGCGCTTTCGGCCTGGCTGGCGCCGGCCTTCGACCGGCCGGTGCGGCTTTCCTTCGACGTCGACGCCGTGGAGGCGCTTTCGACCGAGCGCGAGGCGCTGTGGGCGCGCGTCGGCGCCGCGGGCTTCATCGACGACGACGAGAAGCGCGCCGCGGTGGGCTACGGCCCGCGACGCGGCAGGGACTGA
- a CDS encoding HK97 family phage prohead protease, with amino-acid sequence MGRADADGVFEGYASLFGREDLGRDRVMPGAFRRSLAARGAAGVKMLWQHEPGEPIGRWLDIREDARGLHVRGRLAPEVARAREALALMRIGAIDGLSIGFRTVKARRDAAGGGRALIEIDLWEISIVTFPLLPEARIAAVKTAGAAGAELSRALAGSFRRAAQRIQTMR; translated from the coding sequence ATGGGGCGGGCCGATGCCGACGGCGTGTTCGAGGGCTATGCCAGCCTGTTCGGCCGCGAGGACCTCGGCCGCGACCGGGTGATGCCCGGCGCGTTCCGCCGTTCGCTCGCCGCCCGTGGCGCGGCCGGCGTGAAGATGCTGTGGCAGCACGAGCCGGGCGAACCGATCGGCCGCTGGCTCGACATCCGCGAGGACGCGCGCGGGCTTCATGTCCGCGGCCGGCTCGCGCCCGAAGTCGCCCGCGCCCGGGAGGCGCTGGCGCTGATGCGCATCGGCGCCATCGACGGCCTTTCGATCGGCTTCCGCACGGTGAAGGCCCGGCGCGACGCGGCGGGCGGCGGCCGCGCGCTGATCGAGATCGACCTCTGGGAGATCTCGATCGTGACCTTTCCGCTTCTGCCCGAGGCGCGCATCGCGGCGGTGAAGACTGCCGGCGCGGCCGGGGCCGAGCTTTCCCGCGCGCTCGCCGGATCGTTCCGACGGGCCGCACAGCGCATCCAGACGATGAGGTGA
- a CDS encoding DUF3168 domain-containing protein has translation MSGDAATALREAVHARLAGDAALAALLGDGGVHDTAPRGAAFPWIAAGPWRVRPLGDGGLCEHRFDLAVRSRAAGRKEAEALAARIEALLDGTALAPAGHRLDALHVVERVTMPGRDGRSFEATASFRAVTEPI, from the coding sequence ATGAGCGGCGACGCGGCGACGGCGCTTCGGGAGGCCGTTCATGCCCGGCTTGCGGGGGATGCGGCGCTGGCGGCGCTGCTCGGCGACGGCGGCGTTCACGACACGGCGCCGCGCGGCGCGGCGTTCCCGTGGATCGCGGCCGGACCCTGGCGGGTGCGGCCGCTCGGCGACGGCGGGCTTTGCGAGCATCGCTTCGACCTCGCGGTGCGCTCGCGGGCTGCCGGGCGGAAGGAGGCGGAGGCGCTCGCGGCCCGCATCGAGGCGCTGCTGGACGGCACGGCGCTGGCGCCGGCGGGCCACCGGCTCGACGCGCTGCACGTCGTCGAGCGGGTGACGATGCCCGGCCGCGACGGCCGTTCCTTCGAGGCGACGGCCTCCTTCCGCGCCGTGACCGAACCGATCTGA
- a CDS encoding DUF2460 domain-containing protein has product MAGFHEVRFPVDVAFGSTGGPQRRTEVVTLGSGREQRNSRWARSRRRFDAGYGIRTLDELAEVIAFFEERRGRLYGFRFRDPLDFKSCPPSRAPAPTDQQIGIGDGATRTFRLVKRYGAGFAPYDREIAKPVAGTVRVAVGGAEQVAPAFALDTSTGVVTFASPPAAGAVVTAGFQFDCPVRFDTDAIEIDLSAFQAGALPSVPVVEIRP; this is encoded by the coding sequence ATGGCCGGTTTTCACGAAGTCCGCTTTCCGGTCGACGTGGCGTTCGGCTCCACCGGCGGGCCGCAGCGCCGCACCGAGGTGGTGACGCTCGGTTCCGGCCGCGAGCAGCGCAACAGCCGCTGGGCCCGCTCTCGGCGCCGGTTCGACGCGGGCTACGGCATCCGCACCCTCGACGAACTCGCGGAGGTGATCGCCTTCTTCGAGGAACGGAGGGGCCGGCTCTACGGCTTCCGCTTCCGCGATCCGCTCGATTTCAAGTCCTGCCCGCCGAGCCGCGCGCCGGCCCCGACCGACCAGCAGATCGGCATCGGCGACGGCGCGACGAGGACCTTCCGGCTGGTGAAGCGCTACGGCGCGGGTTTCGCGCCCTATGACCGCGAGATCGCGAAGCCGGTCGCCGGCACCGTGCGGGTCGCCGTCGGCGGGGCGGAACAGGTGGCGCCGGCCTTCGCGCTGGACACCTCGACCGGTGTCGTGACGTTCGCGAGCCCGCCGGCAGCCGGCGCCGTCGTCACCGCCGGCTTCCAGTTCGACTGCCCGGTGCGGTTCGACACGGATGCCATCGAGATCGACCTGTCCGCCTTCCAGGCGGGGGCGCTGCCGTCGGTGCCCGTGGTGGAGATCAGGCCATGA
- a CDS encoding DUF2163 domain-containing protein translates to MKTFDAAFAAHIAGETTTLCRCWKLIRTDGAVRGFTDHDEAVTFDGVAFEAAGGLEASAETAGSGLSAGGMDVAGALSSESLDEADLAAGRYDGARVELWLVNWAAPSMRARLRVGTVGDVTREDGRFRAEVRGLAQALDEPHGRIVGRTCDAVLGDGRCRADLSGLRVTGTVTAIDAAGRLVVGGIGDREAGWFTHGTASFLDGDGAGERCEIRRHGRDGDGALIELWQMPRATVAAGDRVELTAGCDKRFETCVAKFANHLNFRGFPHVPGNDFALYPASGDAAGGGTLV, encoded by the coding sequence ATGAAGACATTCGATGCCGCCTTCGCCGCGCACATCGCCGGCGAGACCACGACCCTGTGCCGCTGCTGGAAGCTGATCCGCACCGACGGCGCGGTCCGGGGGTTCACCGACCACGACGAGGCCGTGACGTTCGACGGGGTCGCCTTCGAAGCGGCGGGCGGACTGGAGGCGAGCGCGGAGACCGCGGGTTCCGGCCTTTCGGCCGGCGGCATGGACGTCGCGGGGGCGCTTTCGTCCGAAAGCCTCGACGAGGCGGACCTTGCCGCCGGGCGCTATGACGGCGCGCGGGTGGAACTCTGGCTCGTCAACTGGGCGGCGCCGTCGATGCGCGCGCGACTGCGTGTCGGCACGGTCGGCGACGTGACGCGGGAGGATGGGCGGTTCCGCGCCGAGGTCCGCGGCCTCGCCCAGGCGCTCGACGAGCCGCACGGGCGGATCGTGGGGCGGACCTGCGACGCGGTGCTCGGCGACGGCCGCTGCCGGGCGGACCTCTCGGGCCTCAGGGTGACCGGAACCGTGACGGCGATCGACGCGGCCGGCCGGCTCGTGGTCGGCGGGATCGGCGACCGCGAGGCCGGCTGGTTCACCCACGGCACGGCCAGCTTTCTCGACGGCGACGGGGCGGGCGAGCGCTGCGAGATCCGGCGCCACGGCCGCGACGGAGACGGCGCCCTGATCGAACTCTGGCAGATGCCGCGCGCGACCGTGGCGGCCGGCGACAGGGTGGAACTGACGGCCGGCTGCGACAAGCGGTTTGAGACCTGTGTCGCGAAATTCGCCAATCACCTGAATTTCCGCGGTTTCCCCCACGTGCCCGGCAACGATTTCGCGCTCTACCCGGCGAGCGGCGATGCCGCCGGCGGCGGCACGCTCGTCTGA
- a CDS encoding head-tail connector protein, producing MATFLVRPPEAEPASLQEAKLFLRVDGDDEDDLIAGLVTTARTHVEREARRAMVSQGWRTVLPGRPSGGRVPLGPAPVIAVTAVTAYDAEGTATAVDAGRYRVDRAGEPAELVLERAVAGAENGIEIDFDCGYGTDGAAVPRPLVQAVLMVAAHWYEHREAATLGAVTAPVARGVEALIAPYRAVRLR from the coding sequence ATGGCGACATTCCTGGTGCGGCCGCCGGAGGCCGAGCCCGCGAGCCTGCAGGAGGCGAAGCTGTTCCTGCGCGTCGACGGCGACGACGAGGACGACCTGATCGCCGGTCTCGTGACCACGGCGCGGACGCATGTGGAGCGCGAGGCGCGGCGGGCGATGGTCTCGCAGGGATGGCGCACGGTGCTGCCGGGCCGGCCGTCCGGCGGACGGGTGCCGCTCGGGCCGGCGCCGGTGATCGCGGTGACGGCGGTGACGGCCTACGACGCCGAAGGCACGGCGACGGCCGTCGATGCGGGCCGGTACCGTGTGGACCGCGCGGGCGAACCGGCGGAGCTGGTGCTGGAGCGCGCCGTGGCGGGGGCGGAGAACGGCATCGAGATCGATTTCGACTGCGGATACGGCACGGACGGCGCGGCGGTGCCGCGTCCTCTGGTGCAGGCCGTGCTGATGGTCGCGGCGCACTGGTACGAGCACCGCGAGGCGGCGACGCTCGGCGCCGTGACGGCGCCGGTGGCGCGCGGCGTCGAGGCGCTGATCGCGCCCTATCGCGCGGTGAGGCTGCGATGA